One genomic segment of Actinoplanes ianthinogenes includes these proteins:
- the rapZ gene encoding RNase adapter RapZ has product MPEFGTDDVVDPDEAGTDLVVVTGLSGGGRSTVARALENVGFYVVDNLPQALMLEMAELAFAAGGAARRTAMVLDVRSRAFSTDLAGAVRALKERGFSPRVVFVDADDEVLIRRFESVRRSHPLQGDGRLADGIAAERKLLEEAREQADVIIDTSHLNVNQLRRRVEELFGGEDARKLRITVLSFGFKYGLPPDADYVLDARFLPNPFWVPELREHTGLEEGVSSYVLGQEGATDFVATYAGLIAATAPGFEREGKRYLTVAIGCTGGKHRSVAITEELTSRLSAMRLSAHASHRDLGRE; this is encoded by the coding sequence ATGCCCGAGTTCGGCACCGACGACGTGGTCGACCCGGACGAGGCCGGTACCGATCTGGTGGTGGTCACCGGGCTGTCCGGTGGTGGCCGCAGCACGGTGGCCCGGGCCCTGGAGAACGTCGGGTTCTACGTGGTCGACAATCTGCCCCAGGCGCTGATGCTGGAGATGGCCGAGCTGGCCTTCGCGGCCGGCGGCGCGGCCCGGCGGACCGCGATGGTGCTGGACGTGCGCAGCCGCGCGTTCTCCACCGACCTGGCCGGTGCGGTGCGCGCCCTCAAGGAGCGCGGCTTCTCGCCGCGCGTGGTCTTCGTGGACGCCGACGACGAGGTGCTGATCCGGCGCTTCGAGTCGGTCCGCCGCTCGCACCCGCTCCAGGGCGACGGCCGGCTGGCCGACGGGATCGCCGCCGAGCGCAAGCTGCTCGAGGAGGCCCGCGAGCAGGCCGACGTGATCATCGACACCAGCCACCTGAACGTGAATCAGCTGCGCCGCCGGGTGGAGGAGCTGTTCGGCGGGGAGGACGCCCGCAAACTGCGGATCACCGTGCTCTCCTTCGGCTTCAAGTACGGCCTGCCCCCGGACGCCGACTACGTGCTCGACGCCCGCTTCCTGCCGAACCCGTTCTGGGTCCCGGAGCTGCGCGAGCACACCGGCCTGGAGGAGGGCGTGAGCAGTTACGTGCTGGGCCAGGAGGGCGCCACCGACTTCGTGGCGACCTACGCCGGCCTGATCGCGGCCACCGCGCCGGGCTTCGAGCGGGAGGGCAAGCGCTATCTGACGGTCGCGATCGGGTGCACCGGTGGGAAACACCGGAGCGTGGCGATAACCGAGGAGTTGACTTCGCGGCTGAGCGCCATGCGCCTCTCGGCGCACGCCTCGCACCGCGACCTGGG